The following are encoded together in the Juglans microcarpa x Juglans regia isolate MS1-56 chromosome 2D, Jm3101_v1.0, whole genome shotgun sequence genome:
- the LOC121250788 gene encoding protein TIC 20-IV, chloroplastic-like, producing MSAMAAGAAPPASSSRLLFNPPRRPLLPPAGLAASLRFRYKDTIPERFSKIGTVHEPLASRTVVACRSKGMSFPHLSAASSTLLGGDQIGLSRAIPRLPVQRKALIPVRASKNNPFGYRLPTMNEKPEWWYRILACVPYLLALQMSDTAFYVLPFLERYEVLESLYYYIPGSVRRLPWWFQFAHFYLAYLGVVRNNKWPHYLRFHVAMGFLLESALMVVVNSSNLMPLIHFQGTFGLYYWAAVGFIYIFVMLECVRCAIAGTYVKLPLISDSAFIHTLFRVGGYQRPF from the exons ATGTCTGCTATGGCTGCCGGCGCGGCTCCCCCTGCAAGCAGCTCCCGTCTCCTCTTCAATCCTCCGCGTCGGCCTCTCCTCCCTCCCGCCGGTCTTGCTGCCTCCCTCCGTTTTAG GTATAAAGATACAATTCCAGAAAGATTTTCCAAGATCGGCACGGTACATGAGCCCTTGGCCAGTCGTACAGTTGTTGCATGCAGATCTAAAG GAATGTCATTCCCACACCTCTCTGCCGCATCATCTACGCTTTTAGGTGGGGATCAAATTGGGCTGTCACGTGCAATTCCTAGGTTACCAGTACAAAGAAAAGCTCTAATACCCGTGCGAGCATCCAAAAATAATCCATTCGGTTATCGCCTTCCGACAATGAATGAGAAGCCGGAATGGTGGTATAGAATTTTGGCATGTGTTCCATATCTTTTAGCTTTGCAAATGTCCGACACAGCATTTTATGTCCTACCTTTCCTTGAACGCTACGAAGTCCTCGAGAGTTTGTATTATTATATCCCAGGATCCGTTAGGAGGTTACCTTGGTGGTTCCAGTTTGCACATTTCTACCTTGCATACTTAGGAGTGGTGAGGAATAATAAATGGCCTCATTATTTGAGATTCCATGTAGCAATGGGCTTTTTATTAGAATCAGCGCTGATGGTGGTTGTGAATTCAAGCAATCTAATGCCCCTTATACACTTCCAAGGTACGTTTGGGTTATACTATTGGGCAGCTGTTggattcatatatatttttgtcatgTTGGAGTGTGTAAGGTGTGCTATTGCTGGTACGTATGTTAAACTCCCATTGATCAGTGATAGTGCATTTATTCACACTCTTTTCAGAGTAGGGGGATATCAGAGGCCTTTCTAG